One genomic window of Candidatus Nitrosopumilus sediminis includes the following:
- a CDS encoding winged helix-turn-helix domain-containing protein produces MSKQQYRSEMGIMGDILDVTADGGRGGVIVSAISRKANLSHYAVLDKCEKLVEAGLVESVKNDRNRVFLITEKGLQFFQEFKRFQGLVESMNLRY; encoded by the coding sequence ATGTCAAAACAACAATACAGGTCCGAAATGGGCATAATGGGTGATATCTTAGACGTAACCGCTGATGGCGGTCGTGGTGGAGTCATTGTATCTGCAATCTCTCGCAAAGCCAACCTATCTCACTACGCAGTACTAGACAAATGTGAGAAACTGGTAGAAGCAGGCTTAGTCGAATCCGTCAAAAATGACAGGAATAGGGTCTTTTTGATTACTGAAAAAGGACTCCAGTTTTTCCAGGAATTCAAGAGATTCCAGGGATTAGTAGAAAGCATGAATCTAAGGTATTAA
- a CDS encoding helix-turn-helix transcriptional regulator: MNPEIVPIHRKEFLREDGMLFVRTEGIVDTMVKIPLLVASMIIVAAVMPIQSSFSSPRTLDLIIYPDGSTHVSTEIDVDPLAINYELDLFGSTIDNLVAVGENDFLLDTTVLDDSALIETFGSSVISVEYDIHDLVSKQGRVWTFSLDAPSDFTLLLPKNSAIVGMTNLPINMEIINDKNQLTLSSGNVEINYLFSTPAVIPDSTDPINPVSQLDNLTYAIIGGIIAAAVIGTVVITRSKQKIVKPIQEQQSTQLTQPEIIDTESIFKLKPDIREDDKEIVKFISNNGGEALESELRKKFLQPRTTMWRAVKRLERNGIVEIEKKDLQNLVKLRKNVEEEG, from the coding sequence ATGAATCCAGAAATCGTACCAATCCATAGGAAAGAGTTTCTTCGAGAAGATGGAATGCTTTTTGTAAGGACTGAGGGCATTGTCGATACAATGGTCAAAATACCTCTTTTGGTAGCTAGCATGATTATCGTAGCAGCGGTAATGCCAATTCAGTCTTCATTTAGTTCTCCTAGAACCCTAGATCTGATAATTTATCCAGATGGTTCAACACACGTTTCTACAGAAATTGATGTAGATCCACTTGCCATTAATTACGAACTGGATCTATTTGGAAGCACTATTGATAATTTAGTTGCTGTTGGTGAAAATGACTTTTTACTTGATACTACTGTACTAGATGATTCTGCGTTAATTGAAACTTTTGGCTCTTCTGTTATTTCAGTAGAATATGACATTCATGATTTAGTATCCAAACAAGGTAGAGTTTGGACATTTTCCTTAGATGCTCCTTCTGATTTCACATTACTTTTACCAAAAAACTCTGCCATAGTTGGCATGACTAATCTTCCAATAAACATGGAAATTATTAATGATAAAAATCAACTAACTCTTTCCAGTGGTAATGTTGAAATCAACTATCTTTTCAGCACTCCTGCAGTAATTCCTGATTCTACAGATCCAATTAATCCTGTATCTCAACTGGACAATCTTACATATGCAATAATTGGTGGAATAATAGCTGCTGCAGTTATAGGTACTGTGGTAATCACTCGTTCTAAACAAAAAATTGTAAAACCAATACAAGAACAACAATCAACTCAACTAACACAACCTGAAATAATTGACACTGAATCTATTTTCAAATTAAAACCAGACATTCGTGAAGATGATAAGGAGATAGTGAAGTTTATCTCTAATAACGGAGGAGAAGCACTTGAAAGTGAATTGCGTAAAAAATTCTTACAACCAAGAACCACTATGTGGCGTGCAGTAAAAAGATTAGAACGTAATGGAATTGTTGAAATTGAAAAGAAAGATTTGCAAAACTTGGTAAAACTACGAAAGAACGTGGAGGAAGAGGGATGA